The sequence below is a genomic window from Sulfuracidifex metallicus DSM 6482 = JCM 9184.
AAACGACGAAGGTCAATTGGCTGTGAGCTACGCTGAATATTTCGTGCCCACGATCATGGAGAGCCCCCACTACACGTCCTATTTCACGGATAGACCTTTCCCTTCAAACTACGCAACTGGGACCAAGGGAGTAGGGGAGGCTGCCCTTATTGTGGGACCAGCAGCAATAGTGAGGGCAATAGAGAACGCCACTGGTAAGAGGTTCAACAAGACTCCAGTGACACCTGAGGAAGTATACAAGAGTTTGATAAAATAGAAGAAATGAAAGCAATAAGAAAATAGAGACATGTATATAACGTTTTATCTCTATAAATGCAAGTTTTCTTGTCTTTTTCATAATGTAGAAAATATGTAGGGCTTAAAGTTCAGAATGATTGCAACTCCATTTTTCCTCAAACTAGTCTTTCTTTTAAATTTTAGGCCTCTTAGAGAATTAGCTGGATAAACAGCTCATTTTTTTCTCTGTGTCTTTTTTGCTGCGTAGACTATTAGTGGTCTTATTGAGTCCTTCTTGTCAGTCTTCTTGCACAAGGGACCCAATTCCACTAACTACCGGTAGATACGACATTCAGCCTTGATGGTTGGTCCAATGAGGTATATGAGGTAGATGGGTATCTCTTCCTGAAGGAAGAGATCAAGCCGCACAGAAAGTTCGTAGGGAATGGAAAGAAGGTTCTCGAAGTATGTTTGGGGAGAACAGCTTCTCTCGCCTTCTTTAAGAGGATCAGTAACAAAGAGAGTGGCTTCGAGATAGAATGGGGAGTAGGAGATCAAGTTTGAAGGAGAGTTAAGTAGGCTAGGAAAGAGGAGAATGTATTTCACTGGCATGATGATACGTTAGCCTTTGTCATAGGAATAAATCTTGCCAGCATATAGTGAAAAATATTTCGGATCTTCAGGGGGAGAAGGACAGTGGACCTATAGTTCCACGCTGACGTTGCGACTGAGATTGTGGAGGATTGGACAAATGGGCATAAAGGCGAGGAAAGACTGGTAGAAGACATCAGGACAGTAGAGGATAAACTGAGAGAGTTAAGATAAGATAGGAGTTACTAAGCCGCTGGTTAAGCCTATAACCGGTCGCAAAGGTTATATTTTACTATTTCCCGATAGTAAATTATCTTGTGACTTACTTTAAAAATTTTTATCGTACTTTGATATTTTACCTACCTTTAATCTAACATCTATCGAATTTTAAGAAAGTTAGATGATAAATTTAACATCTAAGGAAATTGAAGAATTCCACAAAGCATCATTAAGATAATATCCCGTTCCTGAAAAGAAGTTTCAATGAATCTAAACGGCTAAATATCTGCCGAAAGCAAGGCTGAAGTTGTACGTTACTCAAATATCATTGGGGCTCTAACCAAATGGCTAACCTCTTAAACGCCATGGCTCCCAGCAACGTGGTGAGTATTGCCATTAATACTAAAGCAGTGAACTCACCTTGTGAAACTGCACCAAATGACTCGCCTATGGAGGCTACCACTAAGCCTGTCTCTCCCCTAGGGGTCATGCCCACTGAAACTGCTAATGATGACCTAAAATTCCTCAAACTAAAGTAGGCAAAGGGGAATACCCCTATCATCTTAAAGACCATCGCTATGATGGTGAGCTCTAAACCTAACTCTAGGACATTAAAGCTTATTCGTAAAACATCAACTTGTAAACCTACCACGACAAAGAAAATAGACCCGAAAACGCTGAGTAGGGTCTCCGAGATCCTCCTTATCTCCTCCCTTTTGGTGCTCTCGGCCAGGGCTACACCAGCCACGAAGGCTGATATAATTGGCGAGAACCCAAGGGCTGTCATAATTGCAGTGAGGCCGAAAAGGACGACGAAAGGGAACTCCTCCACGTACTGTGTGCCTATCCTGTTTGCTATTCTTGGAATCAGTATGACAGATACAAGGAAAATAGTAACCCAAGCCAATAGGTAGAAGGTTATTGTTCTAATTAGCTGGATTGCTGTCAATCCTGTACTACTGATTGAGGCCAGGACAACAGAGAAGAGAATCAAGTCAACTATATCGTCTGTGGAGGAGGCTGCAATAAGATAATTGATAGCCCTCCCATGAAGCCTCATCTCCATTAACGTTGAAACAACTGCGGCTAGACTCGTGGCTCCCAATGCTGTACCCACGATAAGGGACGGGGTGAAACCCAATGTCTCCTTATAGACGATGAACGCCACAGCGAAGGGAAGTACTGCTCCTACGCTAGCTCCTAGGAAACCCATTACCCCAGCACTCCTGATGCTCGACGTACCATGCTCCAGTCCAGAGGCGAATATAAGCAGAATCATTGAGAACTCGGACAGGAAGAGAACGTACTGGTTCAAGGAAAAGATGTCTGTACCAGAGATCATATTTATCGCACCTCCCAAGGCGAAAGGACTTAGGACAATGCCTGTTAGTATCTCACCCACTATGAGAGGTAGACCGTATTTCCCCATGAAGCTCCTGACTGCCTCAGCTGTGAATATGAGGAGCGACATCTCCAAAAGAGTTAAGGTAACCTGATTATCCATGGATTAGGTTTCTAACAACTTAATTAAAAATTAAGGTTACTATGAGGTCAAACTGACTTTCCCCCATAGATAGCGAGGTTTCCCTCATGGATTCGGAACTACATCTCTCATTTGATGGGCAGTCGAGAGGGTCAGAGACCCCATTTAGATTTATAATTGTAAGAATATCACAGTTATTCTTATAACAGTAATTCATACAGCTAAAGTACAAATAGGCAACTTTTTTCATCTTCTGCCCGCACTTGGGACATGAGACTGAAGAATAACTGGGATTAACGAACTTAATAACCATACCACGCTTCTTTACTTGTCATTCATTAGGAGTTGACTGCGTTAGGTTCTACATAGATTTAGCATTATCTACAGGAAATATAGGAGTTATGATGGACTTTCAGTTTTTAGAGGTTAAACTAACGTTTAAGGAGCAGGAGACATTGCAAAGCCAAACGTCTTTCCTAACGGGGCAATGAACGAAGAAAATGCGAAAAACTCCTTAAAATATGAAAATTTAAACTTTTTATTATCCACGGTTATCTGTTATAAACGTTTTGTTTCTCTGTGTTTATTATCTATGTCCTCTAAATACTAAGGCATGGACTCCACTAAGATAAGAATGTTGACCGTGTTAAGCGATAATTTTTCTTCTACGATCATTCCTCCCCTTCTGGGAGAGTGGGGTTTCTCTGCTTATCTGGAAACTGAAGATGTCAAGATATTATATGATGTGGGAAACTCTGGAATACCCGTGCTACATAACGCAGAGAAGTTAGGAATCAGACTGGAACAAGTGGACTACGTTGTTCTCAGTCATGGACATTTGGATCATACGGGCGGATTAGGGAATTCAAAACTTCTTCGCAAATTGGAGGGTAAAGTTTTAGTAGCTCATCCTTCTATTTTTGAGAAAAAATTCCTAAATTGGAGCGGGAAATTACAATATATAGGTCTACCTCTCACTGTTGACGAGATGGAGAGGAAATTTCACCTTATACTAACCAAGAAGCCGGTGGAGCTGTCCAAGGGAGTGTATTTCAGCGGAGAGGTAAAGAGGTATGGTTACGACGAGTACGTGTCAGGACTGTTCAAGGTTTCCAACGATGGTGTCGTAGAGGATCATATGAGCGATGACGCTGCTTTATACGTGAAAACAAGTGAGGGAACCGTGATCCTGACAGGTTGCGGACATTCTGGTATCCTTAACATAATGAATCATGCAAAGGAGGTTATGAATGATAAGATTTACGCTGCAATAGGCGGATTTCATCTTCTCTCTTCATCGAGGGATCACGTGGAGAAGGTCACTACTGAACTGATGAATAACGTAACTAAGATAGGTCCTGCACACTGTAGTGGTAACGTGATAAAGTCCATAGTGGGAAGCGATAGCAAGAGATGGATCGACGCAGGGGTTGGAAAGGGACTGTAAAAGTTGAAAGGAGGTTGACATCTTGAAAAGGATAAAGAGAACATGAGACCTTAACTTTTTTTTCTTTCTCACTGGCGTTAAGGTAAGAAGAGATGAAAGAGGAATTTAACATTCAAATGATAATGCTCAGTAACTCTTTTCACATTGACAATTATTGATATAGTATCTCTATCTTCATAAGTCAATCTACGTCTCATGTGGATCATCGTCCAGAAAAAAATTATCCTTTAGGGATCAACCTATCTCCAATGAAGATTCTGGTTGTAGGTGTAGGCAACGTATTCATGAAGGACGATGGATGTGGAAGCATTATGGCAGGTGTATTGGAGGGAAAAGTAAAGGGTGCAGACGTTAGGGACTACGGAACAGGAGGTATCTCATTAACGGACGAGCTCCAAAGTTACGATGTCGTCATAATCTTGGACGTTGCGGCTATAGACGAGAAGGTAAAGGTATTCGAGGTAGATGACTTTAACGAAGATAAAGTAGTGGAAACTGTTCTCTCGATCTAAGGATATTTCACAATCGAAAACAACTAGCATTTTTGCTGATTATATAACTTGTAGAATTTATTAAAAACGAACCAAGAGTTCCTTTTCCTCTTATTCATTCTAGGTTATGAGTTCGTTATCATTAACCTATTTTTGTGTTCACAAAGGTTTAAGACTTAATTTATAGATGAACCATGTTTTAATATATTGTTTCAATTCAAAATTCTCCTCTTAATTCAAAATATAATCCTTATTACATATTATTTTTATCTATATGAATAAAATAAAAAGTTATATCAAAGTTATATAAGGTTATAAAGATCGTTCCTTAATGAATCATGCAAAACCATAACCGATGGGGGAAACTCTAGTCCTTTAGGACGAGTTGAAAGTTAA
It includes:
- a CDS encoding cation:proton antiporter; the encoded protein is MDNQVTLTLLEMSLLIFTAEAVRSFMGKYGLPLIVGEILTGIVLSPFALGGAINMISGTDIFSLNQYVLFLSEFSMILLIFASGLEHGTSSIRSAGVMGFLGASVGAVLPFAVAFIVYKETLGFTPSLIVGTALGATSLAAVVSTLMEMRLHGRAINYLIAASSTDDIVDLILFSVVLASISSTGLTAIQLIRTITFYLLAWVTIFLVSVILIPRIANRIGTQYVEEFPFVVLFGLTAIMTALGFSPIISAFVAGVALAESTKREEIRRISETLLSVFGSIFFVVVGLQVDVLRISFNVLELGLELTIIAMVFKMIGVFPFAYFSLRNFRSSLAVSVGMTPRGETGLVVASIGESFGAVSQGEFTALVLMAILTTLLGAMAFKRLAIWLEPQ
- a CDS encoding MBL fold metallo-hydrolase, whose translation is MDSTKIRMLTVLSDNFSSTIIPPLLGEWGFSAYLETEDVKILYDVGNSGIPVLHNAEKLGIRLEQVDYVVLSHGHLDHTGGLGNSKLLRKLEGKVLVAHPSIFEKKFLNWSGKLQYIGLPLTVDEMERKFHLILTKKPVELSKGVYFSGEVKRYGYDEYVSGLFKVSNDGVVEDHMSDDAALYVKTSEGTVILTGCGHSGILNIMNHAKEVMNDKIYAAIGGFHLLSSSRDHVEKVTTELMNNVTKIGPAHCSGNVIKSIVGSDSKRWIDAGVGKGL
- a CDS encoding hydrogenase maturation protease, which encodes MKILVVGVGNVFMKDDGCGSIMAGVLEGKVKGADVRDYGTGGISLTDELQSYDVVIILDVAAIDEKVKVFEVDDFNEDKVVETVLSI